From a region of the Synechococcus sp. RS9916 genome:
- a CDS encoding DUF3104 domain-containing protein encodes MIFCEGGVREPRVNSLFQIAEVDRGEIRQVMCSAGLTYWRLARWEFSVQSC; translated from the coding sequence CTGCGAGGGGGGAGTCAGGGAGCCGAGGGTGAACAGCCTGTTCCAGATTGCTGAGGTTGACCGCGGAGAGATCAGGCAAGTCATGTGCTCTGCGGGATTGACTTATTGGCGGCTTGCGCGGTGGGAATTCTCTGTCCAATCCTGTTAG
- a CDS encoding DUF3172 domain-containing protein gives MRHLSTGLIWGGLLAIAPPAINSASAQDQFCQQFGAEAVITTSKVFVTTMPASTFVAKPEAQRGCVIRRKHWAELRRGHHITPAQESHCSKPSNTFAYALDKDGIKTTSCVDHIDNKF, from the coding sequence ATGCGCCACCTCTCAACAGGATTAATTTGGGGTGGACTACTCGCCATTGCGCCCCCAGCCATCAACTCTGCGTCTGCACAAGATCAATTCTGCCAACAGTTTGGCGCCGAAGCAGTGATCACAACAAGCAAGGTTTTCGTCACAACGATGCCCGCCAGCACGTTCGTGGCCAAGCCCGAAGCCCAACGTGGCTGCGTCATTCGACGCAAACACTGGGCAGAGTTGCGCAGAGGTCATCACATCACACCAGCCCAGGAAAGCCATTGCAGCAAACCTAGCAACACGTTTGCCTATGCCCTCGACAAGGACGGCATAAAAACAACTTCCTGCGTTGACCACATCGACAACAAATTCTAA